The following coding sequences lie in one Cyanobacterium sp. Dongsha4 genomic window:
- a CDS encoding HlyD family efflux transporter periplasmic adaptor subunit yields MAESKYNGKQYQANNANDTLLTTPSAENNSGNGTTESSIDLDTSNFEKDVILKPSPVWSRATIWSIVGVTTFAVVWASVAKIEQVVTAQGQLKPRQTVKEIQAPLNGVVKEVRVEDGDRIQKGESLLVFDSQASQAELESLQKIRNSLIQENKFYRTLFNAPLSPNIVEQEVIRLKLPPEISALALNRTALVTENQLYQMQLSEDSNIASLKPDQLARLQAAFAELDSRSKAAELEIEQLEKQLNQNQVQIEDAKKQLANDRRVLQEIEQRNRESIAQAEESLRIDKEILESILPLSEEGALATIQIERQKQQVQDRQRDLVDRRSNGTIERENQKQQVQTRLAEIQQLEEEKSRLLLDINQAQQEFQNTIAITEKDVRDRIAENKKRIAEIDSQINKVVVDNEKRIAELNSQISAAQQTIKYQELKAPVSGEVFDLQASPGFVPKSGQAEALLKIVPDPGPDNPLIAEVYVTNQDIGFVQPGQEADVRIDSFPYSEFGDIKGKVYFVASDALEPDQIYNFYRFPVKVELDAQNLMIRGKEADLQSGMSVSVNIKVRENRTVLSLFTELFTKKVESLKQVR; encoded by the coding sequence ATGGCAGAATCTAAATATAATGGTAAACAATATCAAGCAAACAATGCTAACGATACATTACTAACAACCCCCTCAGCAGAAAATAACTCTGGCAATGGTACAACCGAAAGCTCTATCGATTTAGATACTTCTAACTTTGAAAAGGATGTAATTTTAAAACCTTCTCCTGTATGGTCACGGGCAACAATTTGGAGTATTGTGGGTGTAACCACTTTTGCAGTAGTTTGGGCTTCTGTGGCGAAAATTGAGCAAGTTGTAACCGCTCAGGGGCAATTGAAACCAAGACAAACAGTAAAGGAAATTCAAGCTCCTCTTAATGGGGTGGTAAAAGAAGTCAGAGTGGAAGATGGCGATCGCATCCAGAAAGGTGAATCATTATTAGTGTTCGACTCTCAAGCTAGTCAAGCAGAATTGGAATCTTTGCAAAAAATCAGAAATAGTTTGATTCAAGAAAATAAATTTTATAGAACCCTGTTTAATGCACCTTTAAGCCCGAATATTGTGGAACAAGAAGTCATAAGACTAAAATTACCCCCTGAAATTTCTGCACTAGCCTTAAATCGCACTGCTTTGGTGACAGAAAATCAACTTTATCAAATGCAACTATCCGAAGATTCCAATATCGCATCCTTAAAACCAGATCAACTTGCTAGACTACAAGCGGCATTTGCAGAATTAGATTCCCGCTCTAAGGCCGCAGAGTTAGAAATTGAACAACTGGAAAAACAATTAAACCAAAATCAGGTACAAATTGAAGATGCAAAAAAACAACTAGCTAATGATCGTCGAGTATTACAAGAAATAGAACAACGAAATAGAGAATCCATTGCTCAAGCGGAAGAAAGTTTGCGTATAGATAAGGAAATATTAGAAAGCATTTTACCTCTTTCCGAAGAAGGGGCCTTAGCTACAATACAAATTGAAAGACAAAAGCAACAAGTGCAAGATCGTCAAAGGGATTTAGTCGATCGCCGCTCTAATGGTACGATTGAACGGGAAAACCAAAAACAACAAGTACAAACCCGTTTAGCAGAAATTCAACAATTAGAAGAAGAAAAATCTCGACTGTTACTTGACATTAATCAGGCACAACAAGAATTTCAAAATACCATCGCTATTACAGAAAAAGATGTGCGCGATCGCATCGCCGAAAATAAAAAACGCATCGCAGAAATTGACAGTCAAATTAACAAAGTAGTTGTGGACAATGAAAAGCGTATTGCCGAGTTAAATAGTCAAATTAGTGCCGCTCAACAAACTATCAAGTATCAAGAATTGAAAGCCCCTGTATCAGGAGAAGTATTCGATTTACAAGCTAGTCCGGGGTTTGTGCCAAAAAGTGGTCAAGCAGAAGCACTATTAAAAATAGTGCCTGATCCCGGTCCTGATAATCCCCTTATTGCTGAAGTTTATGTTACTAATCAGGATATTGGCTTTGTTCAGCCGGGGCAAGAGGCAGATGTGCGAATAGACTCTTTTCCCTATAGCGAATTTGGAGATATTAAAGGCAAAGTATATTTTGTTGCTTCCGACGCTTTAGAACCAGATCAAATTTATAATTTTTATCGTTTTCCTGTCAAAGTGGAATTAGATGCTCAAAACTTAATGATTCGTGGTAAAGAGGCTGATTTACAGTCGGGAATGTCTGTTAGTGTCAATATAAAAGTAAGGGAAAATCGCACGGTACTAAGTTTATTTACAGAACTATTCACCAAAAAAGTGGAAAGTTTGAAACAGGTTAGATAA
- a CDS encoding metallophosphoesterase: MIKRLRFFIFGFFRWLIIVSTIFILSSIALITYIYQIEPQWIQIKNLDITLPNLEENFEGWRILQVSDIHINQWMTEERLTNIVNLINEQQPDIIVLTGDFFSQSGSYSTRLDRLEERIIPKIPYAEEHPSLIKRVLNKVGFPVQDTPRRRYFDDDKITLINSLSKLKPHYKSFAILGNHDYATSRKLVREGLKDSDIITLRNRVYTIENNSSYLNIIGVDDVLYGKDDLDSVLTQIPDRGANILLVHEPDFAVSAWKTHRFQLQLSGHSHGGQVKIPFRKPPFLPPYGQRFPEGLYRFSDLLLYTNRGVGMAYPYIRFNCRPEITIFTLHSVKGN; encoded by the coding sequence ATGATTAAGAGATTGAGGTTTTTTATTTTTGGTTTTTTTCGTTGGTTAATTATTGTCTCAACTATATTTATACTTTCTTCTATCGCTTTAATTACTTATATTTATCAAATAGAACCTCAATGGATTCAAATTAAAAACCTTGACATAACCCTGCCTAATTTAGAGGAAAATTTTGAGGGGTGGAGAATTTTACAAGTTAGTGACATTCATATTAACCAATGGATGACGGAAGAAAGATTAACCAATATAGTTAATTTAATTAATGAACAACAGCCCGATATAATCGTTTTAACGGGAGATTTTTTTTCTCAATCAGGTAGCTATTCTACTAGATTAGATAGATTAGAAGAAAGAATTATTCCTAAAATTCCCTATGCAGAAGAACATCCTAGCTTGATTAAAAGAGTTTTAAATAAGGTGGGTTTTCCTGTTCAAGATACTCCCCGAAGAAGATATTTTGATGATGATAAAATAACTTTAATTAACAGTTTAAGCAAACTTAAACCCCATTACAAGAGTTTTGCCATATTGGGAAATCATGACTATGCCACAAGTCGTAAGTTAGTTAGAGAAGGTCTAAAAGATAGCGATATTATTACCTTAAGAAATAGAGTTTATACCATTGAAAATAACAGTAGTTATCTTAATATTATCGGTGTTGACGATGTTTTATATGGTAAAGATGATTTAGATAGTGTGTTAACACAAATACCTGATAGGGGTGCAAATATTTTATTGGTTCATGAACCAGATTTTGCGGTTTCGGCATGGAAAACTCATCGTTTTCAATTACAGTTATCTGGACATTCTCACGGTGGGCAAGTAAAAATTCCTTTTAGAAAACCTCCTTTTCTTCCTCCTTATGGACAAAGATTTCCTGAAGGATTATATCGATTTAGCGATTTGCTACTATATACTAATCGGGGTGTTGGGATGGCTTACCCTTATATTCGCTTTAACTGTCGTCCAGAGATTACTATTTTTACATTACACTCTGTGAAAGGTAATTAA
- a CDS encoding SWIM zinc finger family protein, which translates to MIERQWWVEKWLELLDSYRFKKRLERGRNYSREGNVLNIEFNKQSQLIAQVQGTEEKPYRVTLALDAFSDEDWGYVIATMSDKAMLSAQLLVGEMPLEIEQVFIKNGLSLFPFNLADVRSRCTCPDKANPCKHIAAVYYQLADRFSEDPFIIFQLRGRSKAQILEALRVSRSLQLSGKEFEPEKLGKIKSLPKRKTNPHKTSAPLSIDNFWEYDEPLDSSLVVITPSSDNKTIIDVLGDIPLPYNDSQAVMQYLTQVYQLVPSKAMAIAEGASSS; encoded by the coding sequence ATGATTGAGAGACAGTGGTGGGTAGAAAAATGGCTAGAGTTGCTAGACTCATACCGTTTTAAGAAGAGGTTAGAAAGAGGACGTAACTATTCCAGAGAAGGAAATGTTCTTAACATAGAGTTTAATAAGCAATCTCAATTAATTGCACAAGTACAAGGTACAGAAGAAAAACCCTACCGAGTTACTTTAGCTTTAGATGCTTTTTCCGATGAAGATTGGGGATATGTGATTGCGACGATGTCAGATAAGGCGATGCTTTCTGCTCAATTATTGGTGGGAGAAATGCCTTTAGAAATTGAACAGGTTTTTATCAAAAATGGCTTAAGTCTTTTTCCCTTTAACTTAGCTGATGTGCGATCGCGCTGTACTTGTCCAGATAAGGCTAATCCCTGTAAACATATCGCCGCCGTCTATTACCAATTAGCAGATCGCTTTAGTGAAGACCCTTTCATTATATTTCAGTTAAGAGGAAGAAGCAAAGCCCAAATTTTAGAGGCTTTAAGAGTATCTCGTAGTTTGCAACTATCAGGCAAGGAATTTGAACCCGAAAAATTGGGCAAAATTAAATCCTTACCAAAACGGAAAACCAACCCTCACAAAACTTCTGCCCCCTTATCCATTGATAATTTTTGGGAATATGACGAGCCTTTGGATTCTTCTTTAGTCGTAATTACCCCTAGTTCTGACAATAAGACCATTATTGACGTTTTAGGAGATATTCCCCTACCTTACAATGATTCTCAAGCAGTTATGCAATATCTCACCCAAGTTTATCAGCTTGTTCCTTCTAAAGCAATGGCGATTGCAGAAGGGGCTAGTTCATCATAG
- a CDS encoding DUF427 domain-containing protein, translating to MFNKVQKIEPKEGQESVWDYPRPPRLEAFSGRIEIILNGVKIADTTSSYRVLETSHPPVYYLPPQDIQLQYLIPREGQSFCEWKGIAKYYDVCVDDKLIYKAAWYYPNPTPEFDAIAHYVAFYAGLMSECYVNGELVTPQPGGFYGGWITSNIVGPFKGVAGSWGW from the coding sequence ATGTTTAATAAAGTCCAAAAAATTGAACCAAAAGAAGGGCAAGAATCTGTGTGGGATTATCCTCGTCCCCCTCGTTTAGAAGCATTCTCAGGTAGAATAGAAATTATTTTAAATGGGGTTAAAATCGCCGATACCACTTCTAGTTATCGTGTTTTAGAAACTTCCCATCCACCTGTTTATTATTTACCTCCTCAAGATATACAATTACAGTATCTAATTCCCCGTGAGGGACAATCTTTTTGTGAATGGAAAGGAATTGCGAAATATTATGATGTTTGTGTCGATGATAAATTAATTTATAAAGCCGCTTGGTACTATCCTAATCCTACTCCAGAGTTTGATGCGATCGCACATTATGTTGCCTTTTATGCAGGATTAATGTCTGAGTGTTACGTTAACGGAGAATTAGTAACTCCCCAACCCGGAGGATTCTATGGTGGTTGGATTACCTCTAATATTGTCGGTCCTTTTAAGGGCGTTGCTGGTAGTTGGGGATGGTAG
- a CDS encoding DUF1825 family protein yields MGFFDSEVVQQEAKQLFEDYQSLMKLGGEFGKFDREGKKIFIEKMENMMERYRIFMKRFELSEDFMAKMTVEQLKTQLSQFGTTPDQMFQQMHMTLERMKQEIK; encoded by the coding sequence ATGGGATTTTTTGATTCTGAGGTCGTTCAACAAGAGGCAAAGCAACTTTTTGAGGATTACCAATCACTGATGAAATTGGGCGGTGAGTTCGGAAAATTTGACAGGGAAGGAAAGAAAATTTTTATTGAAAAAATGGAAAATATGATGGAACGTTATCGTATTTTTATGAAACGTTTTGAACTCTCTGAAGATTTTATGGCAAAAATGACCGTTGAACAATTAAAAACTCAGTTAAGTCAATTTGGCACTACTCCCGATCAAATGTTTCAACAAATGCACATGACTTTAGAAAGAATGAAACAAGAAATTAAATAA
- a CDS encoding Get3/ArsA fold putative tail anchor-mediating ATPase NosAFP — MAFILTFLGKGGVGCTTMAIASAKKYAQIGKKVLLAVQDSTPSFSIQLGANVTSEISEISPNLDVIQLHSTQLLEASWEQLKQLEAKYLRSPVLNNIYGQELALLPGMDSALALNYIREQDSKYDVIIYDGKTSLNSLRMFGIPDTLSWYIRRVKNLLENSDIVRALSPFVQPVSSAILNVTWSPDNLSNESTKEADQILEQGKKAINDPSRVCAFLVTNQTQEAIATCKYWWGSAQQIDLTVGGVLLNQDSITEDITTTFKPLSISSIPSKKSDNWESLTQALPDFESQAKQAPRPIIIDTVAREVKVFLPGFDKKQVKLSQSGPEITISAGDQRRNIFLPPPLKGQSVKGAKFQDAYLVINL, encoded by the coding sequence ATGGCTTTTATTCTCACATTTTTAGGTAAAGGTGGCGTAGGCTGTACCACAATGGCGATCGCATCTGCGAAAAAATACGCCCAAATCGGTAAAAAAGTATTACTAGCAGTCCAAGATTCAACCCCTTCATTTTCAATACAATTAGGGGCAAATGTTACCTCAGAAATTAGCGAAATTAGTCCGAATCTTGATGTAATTCAATTACACAGTACCCAGTTATTAGAAGCTAGTTGGGAACAATTAAAGCAGTTAGAAGCGAAATATTTACGCTCTCCAGTGTTAAATAATATTTATGGTCAAGAATTAGCCTTGTTACCCGGTATGGATTCTGCTTTGGCACTTAACTATATACGGGAACAAGATTCTAAATATGATGTTATTATCTATGACGGAAAAACCAGTCTTAATTCTCTACGGATGTTTGGTATTCCAGATACTCTTAGTTGGTACATTCGCCGAGTGAAGAATTTGTTAGAAAATTCTGACATTGTTAGGGCTTTATCTCCTTTTGTTCAACCTGTCAGCAGTGCTATTCTTAATGTTACATGGAGTCCTGATAATCTTAGCAATGAATCCACTAAAGAAGCGGATCAAATTTTAGAACAAGGTAAAAAGGCAATTAATGACCCCAGTAGAGTTTGTGCTTTTCTTGTCACTAATCAAACTCAAGAAGCGATCGCAACTTGTAAATATTGGTGGGGAAGTGCGCAACAAATTGATTTAACCGTCGGTGGAGTTTTATTAAACCAAGACTCAATAACAGAGGACATAACCACAACCTTTAAACCTTTAAGCATTAGTAGTATTCCCTCGAAAAAATCTGATAACTGGGAAAGTTTGACCCAAGCCCTACCTGATTTTGAATCTCAAGCAAAACAAGCTCCCAGACCAATTATTATTGATACTGTAGCCAGAGAAGTAAAAGTATTTCTTCCCGGATTTGATAAAAAACAAGTAAAACTAAGTCAATCAGGACCTGAAATTACTATATCAGCAGGAGATCAAAGACGTAATATATTTTTACCCCCTCCTCTAAAAGGTCAATCTGTCAAAGGTGCTAAATTTCAAGACGCTTATTTAGTGATAAATCTTTAA
- a CDS encoding DUF760 domain-containing protein: MNYQSNGNKFFQTGEGDNNFLEYIQSLTPETIAQLSKPQSSEVFQVMERNIVGMLGSLPPEHFGVMVSTSRENLGKLLASAMMSGYFLRNAEQRMNFEKAFMAGESHDE, translated from the coding sequence GTGAACTATCAAAGTAATGGCAATAAATTTTTTCAAACAGGAGAAGGAGACAATAATTTTTTAGAATATATTCAATCTCTGACTCCCGAAACCATCGCTCAATTATCTAAACCTCAATCATCAGAAGTCTTCCAAGTTATGGAACGTAACATTGTAGGAATGTTAGGCAGTTTACCACCTGAACATTTTGGAGTGATGGTAAGTACCAGCAGGGAAAATTTAGGCAAACTTCTCGCCTCGGCAATGATGAGTGGTTATTTTTTGCGTAATGCAGAGCAGAGAATGAATTTTGAGAAGGCTTTTATGGCAGGAGAATCCCATGATGAGTAA
- the queC gene encoding 7-cyano-7-deazaguanine synthase QueC → MVKKAIVLLSGGLDSATSAAIAVSQGYDTIALSFRYGQKHAKELEIAQNLAPKLGIKEHFVIDVNLSLWGGSSLTDNNLAIPQEGVNPQIIPSTYVPGRNTVFIAIALSLAEAVSAEAIYLGINAVDYSGYPDCRPEYLQAFQNLANLSSKVGIEGKTPQLIAPLINLSKVDIVKKALSLNVPIDETWSCYQGGDTPCGVCDSCRIRDEALKQLEGYNLS, encoded by the coding sequence ATTGTGAAAAAAGCCATTGTTTTATTATCAGGAGGATTAGACTCTGCTACCAGTGCTGCGATCGCAGTTTCTCAAGGATATGATACTATCGCTCTTTCTTTTCGTTATGGGCAGAAACACGCCAAAGAACTGGAAATAGCCCAAAATCTCGCCCCTAAACTGGGAATAAAAGAACATTTTGTCATTGATGTTAACTTATCTCTTTGGGGGGGTTCATCTTTGACTGATAATAATTTAGCCATTCCCCAAGAAGGAGTGAACCCTCAAATTATCCCCTCAACCTATGTGCCGGGTAGAAATACCGTTTTTATTGCGATCGCACTTTCCCTCGCTGAAGCTGTGTCTGCAGAAGCAATATATTTAGGCATTAACGCTGTTGACTATTCTGGCTATCCTGATTGTCGTCCTGAATATTTACAAGCATTTCAAAATTTAGCAAATTTATCGTCTAAAGTAGGTATTGAAGGTAAAACCCCTCAATTAATAGCTCCTCTCATCAATTTATCAAAAGTAGATATTGTCAAAAAAGCCCTTAGCTTAAATGTACCCATAGATGAAACTTGGTCTTGTTATCAAGGAGGAGATACTCCCTGTGGTGTTTGTGATTCTTGTCGTATTCGGGATGAAGCCTTGAAACAATTGGAAGGGTATAATTTGAGTTAG
- the petP gene encoding cytochrome b6f subunit PetP, with amino-acid sequence MEVGQKVKICRLREKVSPEILKKAQEGQPAVIKSFKMTDGSGIGVFVEFADSTTGWFFEDEVQVVK; translated from the coding sequence ATGGAAGTAGGACAAAAAGTTAAAATTTGTCGTCTCAGAGAAAAAGTATCCCCTGAGATTCTCAAAAAAGCTCAAGAAGGACAACCTGCAGTAATTAAATCTTTTAAAATGACTGATGGTAGCGGTATTGGCGTTTTTGTCGAGTTTGCCGACTCTACCACTGGTTGGTTTTTTGAAGATGAGGTTCAAGTTGTAAAATAG
- a CDS encoding MBL fold metallo-hydrolase, with product MDSDLNFTEKVNQEKTKVPSRAKYPKLILENIFAFAPNRDTLGGTSYLLIHPLGNILVDCPFWSEENKDFCLSNGVKYLFVTNRDGISKHISHIKKELHCELIIQEQEAYLLPNLSPITFSEEYRLYDDCFGLWTCGYSPASACLYYGNYGGVLFSGRHLLPVGNDKISALKLKKTFHWLRQLRSVQKLCDRFSEKTLEYICPGANTGYLRGQGFMNKGYQKLMESNKNYLVSDNR from the coding sequence ATGGACTCTGATCTCAATTTTACAGAAAAAGTTAATCAAGAAAAAACGAAAGTCCCCTCCCGTGCTAAATATCCTAAATTAATTTTAGAAAATATTTTTGCCTTTGCCCCCAATCGTGATACTTTAGGGGGAACATCCTATCTTTTAATTCACCCTCTAGGTAACATTTTAGTCGATTGTCCTTTTTGGTCTGAAGAAAATAAAGATTTTTGTCTGTCTAATGGTGTTAAATATTTATTTGTGACTAATCGTGATGGTATTAGTAAACATATTAGCCATATAAAAAAAGAACTTCATTGCGAGTTAATTATTCAAGAACAAGAGGCTTATTTATTACCTAATTTAAGTCCTATTACATTCTCTGAAGAATACCGTCTTTATGATGACTGTTTTGGTTTATGGACTTGTGGTTATAGCCCCGCTTCTGCTTGTTTATATTATGGTAATTATGGAGGAGTTTTATTTTCTGGTCGTCATTTATTACCTGTTGGCAATGATAAAATTTCCGCTCTCAAATTGAAAAAAACTTTCCACTGGTTAAGACAATTACGTAGTGTTCAAAAATTGTGCGATCGCTTCTCTGAAAAGACTTTAGAATATATTTGTCCGGGGGCAAACACTGGTTATTTAAGAGGTCAAGGCTTTATGAATAAAGGTTATCAAAAATTAATGGAATCAAATAAAAACTATCTTGTGTCAGACAATCGCTAA
- the rfbB gene encoding dTDP-glucose 4,6-dehydratase — MGKRNLLVTGGAGFIGSNFVNYWHEKHSEDNIIVLDALTYAGNLNNLSSLKDSPRFTFVHGNICDRTLVEKILEDYSINTVAHFAAESHVDRSIYSPETFINTNVIGTFTLLETFRIHWLKQNQSSDYRFLHVSTDEVYGSLNPEDPAFTENTPYAPNSPYSASKAGSDHLARAYYHTYKLPTIITNCSNNYGAFHFPEKLIPLMCINILLGKPLPVYGDGQNIRDWLYVGDHCSALDTAINYGVAGETYNIGGNNEVKNIDLVNIICQIMDEIAPSLPVKPSQQLITFVKDRPGHDRRYAIDSSKIQRELGWKPQATLESGLRTTLQWYVDNPQWWQPLLSEDYQKYYAQVYG; from the coding sequence ATGGGGAAAAGAAATCTTTTAGTCACTGGGGGGGCTGGTTTTATTGGCTCTAATTTTGTTAACTATTGGCACGAAAAACACTCAGAAGATAATATCATTGTCCTTGATGCCTTAACCTATGCAGGAAATCTTAATAATCTTAGTTCTTTAAAAGATAGTCCTCGTTTTACTTTTGTTCATGGTAATATATGCGATCGCACTCTAGTCGAAAAGATTTTAGAAGACTACAGTATTAATACAGTTGCCCATTTTGCGGCAGAATCCCATGTAGATAGATCAATTTACAGCCCTGAAACCTTCATAAACACCAATGTTATCGGTACATTCACCCTCTTAGAAACCTTCCGCATCCATTGGCTAAAACAGAATCAATCTTCGGATTATCGCTTTCTTCATGTATCGACAGATGAAGTTTATGGAAGTCTTAACCCTGAAGACCCCGCTTTTACAGAAAATACCCCCTATGCACCGAATAGCCCTTATTCTGCCTCAAAAGCAGGAAGTGATCATTTAGCAAGAGCATACTATCATACTTATAAGCTACCAACAATTATTACGAACTGTTCTAATAATTACGGAGCATTTCATTTTCCTGAAAAATTAATTCCTCTAATGTGTATTAATATTCTTCTGGGTAAACCCTTACCCGTTTATGGAGATGGACAAAATATCAGAGATTGGTTGTATGTAGGGGATCATTGTAGTGCTTTAGATACTGCCATTAATTACGGAGTAGCAGGAGAAACTTACAACATTGGCGGTAATAACGAGGTTAAAAATATAGACTTAGTTAATATCATCTGTCAAATCATGGATGAAATCGCCCCCAGTTTACCTGTGAAACCCTCGCAACAATTAATTACTTTTGTCAAAGATAGACCGGGACACGATCGACGCTATGCTATAGATAGCAGTAAAATTCAAAGAGAATTAGGCTGGAAACCCCAAGCGACTCTTGAGTCAGGTTTAAGAACAACTTTACAGTGGTATGTTGACAATCCTCAATGGTGGCAACCTCTTTTATCTGAAGATTATCAAAAGTATTATGCTCAAGTTTATGGGTAA
- a CDS encoding NINE protein, protein MVSQLFNFYQQPKKKIFSVILALIGTVTPLVGLHKLYLGQPLWGLIYFILSWESPMARIACAIDAVLYLAQDLNYFHSRFNPELPLNENNSIDAKQITEVAQAIRELEKLRQDGLISENEFEQKRRKLIA, encoded by the coding sequence ATGGTTTCTCAGCTTTTTAATTTTTATCAACAACCTAAGAAGAAAATTTTTTCTGTTATTTTAGCTTTGATTGGTACTGTCACTCCTTTAGTGGGACTACATAAACTTTATCTTGGACAACCATTATGGGGTTTAATTTACTTTATCCTTAGTTGGGAAAGTCCTATGGCTAGAATTGCTTGTGCGATCGATGCTGTTCTATACTTAGCACAAGACTTAAATTATTTTCATTCTCGCTTTAATCCTGAGTTACCTTTAAATGAGAATAATTCAATAGATGCAAAACAAATTACGGAAGTGGCACAAGCTATTAGAGAATTAGAAAAATTACGTCAAGATGGGTTGATTTCCGAAAATGAGTTTGAGCAAAAACGCCGTAAATTAATTGCTTAA
- a CDS encoding site-2 protease family protein, with protein sequence MELVILFLILSAIGYVAIKKSVGKLTKTPIWLLWLALMSPPCIWVGWYLANGNQNSMPRSLILIPLILSPLVYLWLIQIGRPKNHKTEQESSPPKTSEDNNSNTPIILNTDETQQTLDKSTVKVKPINPEEEKALRDCFPWGVYYLQKVDYLPQGVLCLGKLMTAPEKAYTTIKANLEKVFHDRFLIIFQETLQGQPFFALIPNPHSQAEKEKQKEEEKLTRPLMALGLLLLTLITTTIIGSEISGVTTTELETHPELVLEGLPYSLSLIAILGVHELSHYLFAVYYQIRTTLPYFIPIPFFLGTFGAFISIRSPMPNRKAVFDVAIAGPIGGFLVALPVLVWGLAYSDIVPLTDNSSMLSFQALDPRFSLLLATISKLVLGSKLVAEKAIALHPAAVAGYIGIIVTALNLIPVGQLDGGHIVHAMFGQGKALVIGQITRLLMILLAFVRGEFLIWAIILMFMPIADQPALNDVTELDNGRDFLGLVAIALLVVILLPLPPTLAQWLNI encoded by the coding sequence ATGGAATTAGTAATTCTTTTTCTCATCCTCAGTGCCATCGGTTATGTCGCCATCAAAAAAAGCGTAGGAAAACTCACCAAGACACCGATTTGGCTACTTTGGTTAGCTTTGATGAGTCCCCCTTGTATTTGGGTGGGATGGTATCTAGCTAATGGGAATCAAAATTCCATGCCCCGCAGTTTAATCTTAATACCCCTCATTTTATCACCTTTGGTGTATCTATGGTTAATACAAATTGGCAGACCCAAAAATCATAAAACTGAGCAGGAATCATCACCCCCTAAAACTTCAGAAGATAATAATTCCAATACTCCAATTATTCTTAACACCGATGAAACTCAACAGACTCTGGACAAATCAACAGTAAAAGTAAAGCCCATTAACCCAGAAGAAGAAAAGGCTTTAAGAGATTGTTTTCCTTGGGGTGTTTATTATTTACAAAAAGTTGATTATTTACCTCAAGGGGTTTTGTGTCTTGGGAAGTTAATGACTGCCCCAGAAAAGGCTTATACTACCATTAAGGCTAATTTAGAGAAAGTATTTCACGATCGCTTCTTAATTATTTTTCAAGAAACCTTACAAGGACAACCATTTTTTGCTTTAATTCCGAATCCTCATTCTCAAGCGGAAAAAGAGAAACAAAAAGAAGAAGAAAAATTAACTCGCCCTTTAATGGCATTGGGTTTACTTTTATTAACTCTCATCACAACTACTATTATTGGTTCAGAAATTAGCGGTGTCACCACCACAGAATTAGAAACTCATCCCGAATTAGTTTTAGAAGGCTTACCCTATAGTTTATCTTTAATTGCCATTTTGGGAGTTCACGAATTAAGTCATTATTTATTTGCTGTTTATTATCAAATAAGAACTACTTTACCCTATTTTATCCCGATTCCTTTCTTTTTAGGTACATTTGGGGCTTTTATCTCCATTAGATCACCGATGCCTAATCGTAAAGCCGTTTTTGATGTTGCGATCGCAGGTCCTATTGGAGGCTTTTTAGTAGCATTACCTGTACTTGTATGGGGTTTAGCTTACTCAGATATTGTTCCTTTAACTGATAACTCTAGTATGCTTAGTTTTCAAGCATTAGACCCCCGTTTTTCCCTCCTTCTTGCCACTATCAGTAAATTGGTTTTAGGTAGTAAATTAGTAGCCGAGAAAGCCATCGCCCTTCATCCCGCCGCCGTAGCAGGATATATCGGTATTATTGTTACCGCTTTAAATCTTATTCCTGTAGGACAATTAGATGGCGGTCATATTGTTCATGCGATGTTTGGACAAGGAAAAGCACTTGTCATCGGACAAATAACCCGTTTATTGATGATACTTTTAGCTTTTGTGCGAGGAGAGTTTTTAATTTGGGCAATTATTCTTATGTTTATGCCTATTGCCGATCAACCTGCCTTAAATGATGTGACAGAATTAGATAATGGTAGAGATTTTCTAGGATTAGTTGCGATCGCACTTTTAGTTGTCATTCTCTTACCTTTACCCCCCACCTTAGCACAATGGTTAAATATTTAA